A section of the Arcobacter roscoffensis genome encodes:
- a CDS encoding TolC family protein produces the protein MKKVITICCIGLLSSVWASNEPKTIDVDIKSMIVEVVKRNSNIIFDRMQDQIIESQIKLEESGFDPTFYVNITKQRTDVPNGVDEKSTRGYLNDYEENLQSQEMGIKGVTSIGSQWSLSLTSSAKQSNLINKYQSDYDTEFRKGIKLSLVQPLLKGFGEHGAMGKVNLAKAERKIYSKKSQKNISDVMGGTIQSYWKYYSAKQLKESYKSSLDFNEKITKLLEKKFEAGEIPYSEVLEAKSSGLIRQAQLKKIDSEIKKYKNDFFSLLNVSTYNTQDIDFNLLENPSIDENEKVLSLQAYFEKALEIWPEFQIAKNKLEKELLQIKITENYVKPQLDLITSASSGTLTNTFKDRVYDDEHISWSVGLQYSGSLYNNQAINALRIAKLKVNQIKLELDTLKKGLYNAIDTKLESYNNSKEEVEFYKDSLEIKKRLLADTKKAFNFGEKSIKDVIVQEDDLIEYQNKFFNRLIDFKLSKASLDKAIGELFNKYLSMEEIERLKVSNVRNELSKESFGVIR, from the coding sequence ATGAAAAAAGTTATAACAATATGTTGTATAGGACTTCTATCATCAGTTTGGGCTTCAAATGAGCCTAAAACTATTGATGTGGATATAAAAAGTATGATTGTGGAAGTTGTAAAGAGAAATTCAAATATCATCTTTGATAGAATGCAAGATCAGATTATTGAATCTCAAATTAAACTAGAAGAATCTGGTTTTGATCCTACTTTTTATGTAAATATTACAAAACAAAGAACAGATGTACCAAATGGTGTTGATGAAAAATCAACAAGAGGCTATTTAAACGACTATGAAGAAAATCTCCAATCCCAAGAAATGGGAATAAAAGGTGTCACTTCAATTGGTTCACAATGGAGTCTATCTCTTACAAGTTCTGCAAAACAAAGTAATTTAATCAATAAATATCAAAGTGATTATGATACAGAGTTTAGAAAAGGAATAAAGCTAAGTCTTGTTCAGCCCTTACTTAAAGGTTTTGGTGAACATGGAGCTATGGGAAAAGTAAATTTAGCTAAGGCTGAAAGAAAAATATACTCTAAAAAATCTCAAAAAAATATTTCAGATGTTATGGGCGGTACAATTCAAAGTTATTGGAAATACTACTCTGCTAAACAGTTAAAAGAAAGCTATAAAAGCTCACTAGATTTTAATGAAAAAATCACAAAACTACTTGAAAAGAAATTTGAAGCTGGTGAAATACCTTATTCAGAAGTTTTAGAAGCAAAAAGTTCAGGTCTTATTAGACAAGCTCAACTAAAAAAAATAGATAGTGAAATCAAAAAATACAAAAATGATTTTTTCTCACTTTTAAATGTATCTACTTATAATACTCAAGATATTGATTTTAATCTATTAGAAAATCCAAGTATTGATGAAAATGAAAAAGTACTGAGCTTACAAGCATACTTTGAAAAAGCACTTGAAATTTGGCCAGAATTTCAAATAGCAAAAAATAAACTTGAAAAAGAGTTATTACAGATTAAAATCACTGAAAATTATGTAAAACCACAGTTAGATTTAATCACTAGTGCATCAAGTGGTACTTTAACAAATACTTTTAAAGATAGAGTTTATGATGATGAACATATATCTTGGAGTGTAGGATTACAATATTCAGGTTCTTTATATAATAATCAAGCAATAAATGCTTTAAGAATCGCAAAATTAAAAGTAAATCAAATCAAACTAGAACTTGATACTTTAAAAAAAGGCTTATACAACGCTATTGATACAAAACTTGAATCATACAATAACTCAAAAGAAGAAGTTGAGTTTTATAAAGATAGTTTAGAAATCAAAAAAAGATTATTAGCTGATACAAAAAAAGCCTTTAATTTTGGAGAAAAAAGTATAAAAGATGTTATTGTTCAAGAAGATGATTTGATTGAATATCAGAATAAATTTTTTAATAGACTAATAGACTTTAAGTTATCAAAAGCATCTTTAGATAAAGCTATTGGAGAGTTATTTAATAAATACTTATCAATGGAAGAAATCGAAAGATTAAAAGTTTCAAATGTTAGAAATGAATTATCAAAAGAAAGTTTTGGAGTTATAAGATAA
- a CDS encoding efflux RND transporter periplasmic adaptor subunit has protein sequence MKRLIYMACICTTFLQAQELLAPLTGIVKPIYEGKIGISTEGKVDKVYLKEGDSVKKGQVILSLDSNLQKLETQRRNLLLKDKTQLNSLKKNIVVIEDILNKKQKLYNETKSISLNELNQLKMQYTNTKAELSSLIINEKKEYIEYQISKNVLDYYKLKSPVSGVITKIEPKIGEWVQVGKEIVQIIDIDTCFVEVDLTTSDLQQLSVNSKVDVEISNGKETFIKEGTVSFISAMADSSSGLIRAKIDFDNKDKKAIPGLTANVILK, from the coding sequence ATGAAAAGATTAATATATATGGCTTGTATTTGTACTACATTTTTACAAGCTCAGGAGTTATTAGCTCCTTTAACAGGAATAGTTAAACCTATTTATGAAGGTAAAATTGGTATTTCAACAGAAGGTAAGGTTGATAAGGTTTATTTAAAAGAGGGTGATAGTGTAAAAAAAGGTCAGGTTATTTTATCTTTAGATAGTAACTTACAAAAACTAGAAACGCAAAGACGAAATCTTCTATTAAAAGATAAAACTCAATTAAACTCACTAAAAAAGAATATTGTTGTAATTGAAGATATTTTAAATAAAAAACAAAAACTTTACAATGAAACAAAATCAATTAGTTTAAATGAACTAAATCAATTAAAAATGCAATACACAAATACAAAAGCAGAATTAAGTTCACTAATTATAAATGAAAAAAAAGAGTATATAGAGTATCAAATTTCTAAAAATGTATTGGATTATTATAAACTAAAATCACCTGTAAGTGGTGTGATTACAAAAATTGAACCTAAAATTGGTGAATGGGTTCAAGTAGGGAAAGAAATAGTTCAAATTATTGATATTGATACTTGTTTTGTTGAAGTTGATTTAACAACAAGCGATTTACAGCAATTATCTGTAAACTCAAAAGTAGATGTGGAAATTTCAAATGGAAAGGAAACATTTATTAAAGAGGGAACTGTATCATTTATTTCAGCTATGGCTGATAGTTCAAGTGGATTAATTAGAGCAAAGATAGACTTTGATAATAAAGATAAAAAAGCTATTCCTGGATTAACTGCAAATGTTATTTTAAAGTAG
- a CDS encoding efflux RND transporter periplasmic adaptor subunit — MEVSKSKKTDTIEILNSLTNLRNSSLEEEEFWFEYLESISLLTKSNLSFIVKKDEELTLFQEYDDASIDDISKDSIYNNISSLVQRSSQNTYAYEKSNFQNRHIVAIKIDSIEEKSEFFLCFLIENNNKNEFTNVILRAILCKDVPFAYFNNKNKSKAVEVYQSNDMNDIDEQEENDLTSVVELINYIVSENKFKLSIMKLVDELCTRYNANRVSIGWEFNQYVTPKAISHVEDFLKSSYSSKALEAIYEEAYEQDSEIFYPEDKDSDLITNAHKIYLKDNKLLNLYTFPIRLEDEIIGVISLEFKESELSFSSLETIRLALNLIAPILNNIYTHDQNIFKKSLVKTEKMSKNFFGPQKSLLKLSTILVSILFLWIIFGKLEYKVESVTNLQTDNISYVSAPFDGIVQEVFVDSGDDVEKGKKLLAFDDKEMILKKLEINADLIRYDTEAEKARSQRKLADMQIALAKKEQSEANLKKLNYFLEKAELKSPFDGIIIEGDKEKLLGSPFSKGDILIQIAKPTDLYAKLKVQEEYIDEIKVGQIAELNLLSRPHEYFNVKVEKIIPMANVDDENGNVFTIKVVFLDEVKPWMRPGMSGIAKIKIEQRPVYWILTHKISDFLHMHVWW; from the coding sequence ATGGAAGTTAGTAAGAGTAAAAAAACAGACACAATTGAGATATTAAATAGTTTAACAAATTTGAGAAACTCTTCTTTAGAAGAAGAAGAGTTTTGGTTTGAGTATTTAGAATCTATATCTTTACTTACAAAAAGTAATCTAAGCTTTATTGTAAAAAAAGATGAAGAGCTTACTCTTTTTCAAGAGTATGATGATGCTTCAATAGATGATATAAGTAAAGATAGTATTTATAATAATATAAGTTCATTAGTTCAAAGGTCTTCACAAAATACTTATGCTTATGAAAAATCAAATTTTCAAAATAGACATATAGTAGCTATTAAAATAGATAGTATAGAAGAAAAAAGTGAATTTTTTCTTTGTTTTTTAATAGAAAACAATAACAAAAATGAGTTTACAAATGTAATATTAAGAGCTATCTTATGTAAAGATGTTCCTTTTGCATATTTTAATAATAAGAATAAATCAAAAGCAGTTGAAGTATACCAATCAAATGATATGAATGACATAGATGAACAGGAAGAAAATGATTTAACTTCAGTTGTTGAACTTATAAACTATATTGTAAGTGAAAATAAATTTAAACTATCAATTATGAAACTAGTAGATGAACTATGTACTAGATACAACGCAAATAGAGTATCAATTGGTTGGGAATTTAATCAATATGTAACTCCTAAAGCCATAAGTCATGTGGAGGATTTTTTAAAATCAAGTTACAGTTCAAAGGCTTTAGAAGCTATTTATGAAGAAGCTTATGAACAAGATAGTGAAATATTTTATCCTGAGGATAAAGATAGTGATTTAATTACAAATGCTCATAAAATATATCTAAAAGATAACAAGCTTTTAAATTTATATACCTTTCCTATTAGACTTGAAGATGAGATCATAGGTGTTATTAGTTTAGAGTTTAAAGAGAGTGAGTTGTCATTTTCTAGTTTAGAAACTATTAGATTAGCTCTAAATTTAATTGCACCAATTTTAAATAATATTTATACTCATGATCAAAATATTTTTAAAAAATCTTTAGTTAAAACTGAAAAAATGTCTAAAAACTTTTTTGGACCACAAAAAAGTTTATTGAAGTTATCAACTATTTTAGTATCAATTCTTTTTTTATGGATTATATTTGGAAAACTTGAATATAAAGTTGAGTCTGTAACTAATCTTCAAACAGATAATATATCTTATGTTTCAGCACCTTTTGATGGAATAGTGCAAGAAGTTTTTGTAGACTCAGGAGATGATGTTGAAAAAGGAAAAAAACTTTTAGCTTTTGATGACAAAGAAATGATTTTAAAAAAATTAGAGATTAATGCTGATCTTATTAGATACGATACAGAAGCAGAAAAGGCTAGATCTCAAAGAAAACTTGCAGATATGCAAATCGCACTTGCAAAAAAAGAGCAATCAGAAGCAAACCTAAAAAAGCTAAATTACTTTCTGGAAAAAGCAGAGCTTAAATCACCTTTTGATGGTATTATCATCGAAGGAGATAAAGAAAAACTACTTGGAAGTCCTTTCTCAAAAGGTGATATTTTAATTCAAATAGCTAAACCTACTGATTTATATGCAAAACTAAAGGTTCAAGAAGAGTATATTGATGAAATAAAAGTAGGTCAAATAGCTGAACTTAACCTTTTAAGTAGACCACATGAATACTTTAATGTAAAAGTAGAAAAGATAATTCCAATGGCAAATGTTGATGATGAAAATGGAAATGTTTTTACAATTAAAGTAGTTTTTTTAGATGAAGTAAAACCTTGGATGAGACCTGGTATGAGTGGTATTGCAAAGATTAAAATTGAGCAAAGACCTGTTTATTGGATATTAACTCATAAAATCTCTGACTTTTTACATATGCATGTATGGTGGTAA
- a CDS encoding biotin/lipoyl-binding protein — protein sequence MQGSVFSEQWFKVAKLNVSLNSSSYIKKQFYRGQKWYVIEDSFNNQFFRVREEAYRFLARLDSSKTVEEIWEESLKDESSHTPTQDEVISLLTSLHHKNLLYFKNKANTEQLLNRAELKHNKKMKTKVFSFLYFKVPLFDPDRFLDKTRPFTEIVFSKIGAIVWFIVIALGIKYSIENFSSLYDQTQGMLSPNKLFLLYISIIILKTLHEFGHSMMVKKFGGKVNEMGVMILVFTPIPYMDATQSWLFRSKYQRALVGAAGMIVELFIAAIAAIVWANTGDGIVNSIAFNMMIIGSVSSIFFNGNPLLRFDSYFILSDLLEIPNLYENSKKQWYYLVEKYIFKLEYVVNPSQSLREAFWLCTYSVLSFFYRLFVAFLIALFVADQWFFLGVLVVLISLYMWILKPWYEFFKYLFTSNKLQKTRLKAISITTFVIATIFIIIAVIPFPFSLKANGIVMTDNYQNIFLKTDGYLNKIHVKNGEFVNQGDVLLSFVNKELDFEIQSVDASIKETKAYMVKARTSAKADMNAINNQINLLKDKLKYLEEKKDKLFIKADKSGYFIHQEIKNKENTWFQMGQKIGMILPNKKTHFQAVIPQEESFNIFTNQVYNGSLKLHGLNEYKISVSEIRVIPYQKQELPSAALGWLGGGDIAVSQKDNSGTKTKESFFEVKANITNKQKFVLQHGRSGVLKIKLEPKTLVERIVTNAKQILQKHYKI from the coding sequence ATGCAAGGTAGTGTTTTTAGTGAACAGTGGTTTAAAGTTGCAAAACTTAATGTATCACTTAATAGTTCAAGTTATATAAAAAAACAGTTTTATAGAGGTCAGAAATGGTATGTAATTGAAGATAGTTTTAACAATCAATTTTTTAGAGTTAGAGAAGAGGCTTATAGATTTTTAGCTAGACTTGACTCTTCTAAAACTGTTGAAGAGATTTGGGAAGAGTCTTTAAAAGATGAGTCCTCTCACACTCCAACTCAAGATGAAGTTATATCATTACTAACAAGTCTACACCATAAAAATCTTTTATATTTTAAAAATAAAGCAAATACTGAACAACTTTTAAATAGAGCAGAACTAAAGCATAATAAAAAGATGAAAACTAAAGTTTTTTCTTTTTTATATTTTAAAGTACCATTATTTGACCCAGATAGATTTCTTGATAAAACAAGACCTTTTACTGAAATAGTTTTTTCAAAAATAGGTGCTATTGTATGGTTTATAGTAATTGCACTGGGAATAAAATACTCTATTGAAAACTTTTCATCTTTATATGATCAAACACAAGGAATGTTATCTCCTAATAAGCTTTTCTTACTTTATATTTCAATCATAATATTAAAAACCTTACATGAATTTGGTCATTCAATGATGGTTAAAAAATTTGGTGGAAAAGTAAATGAAATGGGTGTAATGATACTTGTTTTTACACCAATACCATATATGGATGCTACGCAAAGCTGGCTTTTTAGATCAAAATATCAAAGAGCGCTAGTTGGTGCTGCTGGTATGATAGTAGAGCTTTTTATAGCAGCAATTGCAGCTATTGTTTGGGCAAATACAGGTGATGGTATAGTTAATAGTATTGCTTTTAATATGATGATTATAGGGTCTGTTTCAAGTATCTTTTTTAACGGTAACCCTTTATTAAGGTTTGATTCATACTTTATTTTATCTGACCTTTTAGAAATACCAAATCTTTACGAAAACTCTAAAAAACAATGGTATTATTTAGTTGAAAAGTATATTTTTAAACTGGAATATGTAGTAAATCCAAGTCAGTCTTTAAGGGAAGCATTTTGGTTATGTACTTATTCTGTTTTAAGTTTTTTCTATAGACTCTTTGTTGCTTTTTTAATTGCTCTTTTTGTAGCAGATCAATGGTTTTTTCTTGGTGTTTTAGTAGTTTTAATATCTTTGTATATGTGGATTTTGAAACCTTGGTATGAATTTTTTAAGTACTTATTTACTAGTAATAAGTTACAAAAAACAAGATTAAAAGCAATATCAATAACGACTTTTGTAATAGCTACAATATTTATAATAATTGCAGTGATACCATTTCCTTTTTCATTAAAAGCAAACGGTATTGTAATGACTGATAACTATCAAAATATATTTTTAAAAACTGATGGATATTTAAATAAAATACATGTAAAAAATGGTGAGTTTGTCAACCAAGGTGATGTCTTACTAAGTTTTGTAAATAAAGAGTTAGATTTTGAAATACAAAGTGTAGATGCTTCAATAAAAGAAACAAAAGCTTATATGGTAAAAGCAAGAACAAGTGCAAAAGCTGATATGAATGCTATTAACAATCAAATAAATTTATTAAAAGACAAATTAAAATATTTGGAAGAGAAAAAAGATAAACTTTTTATAAAAGCAGATAAAAGTGGATATTTTATTCATCAAGAGATAAAAAATAAAGAAAATACTTGGTTTCAAATGGGACAAAAAATTGGAATGATACTTCCTAATAAGAAGACGCATTTTCAAGCAGTAATTCCTCAAGAAGAGTCTTTTAATATCTTTACTAATCAAGTTTACAATGGAAGTTTAAAACTTCATGGTTTAAATGAATACAAAATTAGTGTTAGTGAAATTAGAGTTATTCCATATCAAAAGCAAGAGCTTCCGTCTGCTGCACTTGGTTGGCTTGGTGGTGGTGATATTGCTGTATCACAAAAAGATAATTCAGGTACAAAAACAAAAGAGAGTTTTTTTGAGGTTAAAGCAAATATTACAAATAAACAAAAGTTTGTTTTACAACATGGAAGATCAGGTGTTCTAAAAATAAAACTAGAGCCAAAAACTTTAGTTGAAAGAATAGTAACAAATGCTAAACAGATTTTACAAAAACATTATAAGATTTAA
- a CDS encoding DEAD/DEAH box helicase: protein MKKARKNIIKIKEKELHEGLDYYYNLILGKINKFKYRPSNLKKDALFVHKTSLEFQKLAQEELDKKIELIQTLFRLNKQKEKDVLEAFALCVEACFRITAKRAYVVQIMGAIALYKKFIIEMSTGEGKTLTAAIAAGVLGWLGKPIHIFTSNDYLAARDAELFEEFYNSIGLTCCSITSSNSPEERKKLYESNIVYTTGKEVLADFLKDRMKEDSSFDFNKYLIDKVSGKLNENDYALRGLEIAIIDEADSVLADDAVTPLIISATAENKVLQKSVVDAYKIASLLKKDEDYKISEKFNDITLTKSGIKIVEENSFELNEIWKVKHRREYLVKQALTARELYLLNKHYIIKEGKVVIVDEKTGRIMEHRSWGNGLHQAIEVKEGLGITDPTTTFAKMSFQRFFRLYTHLCGMSGTLKNLDNEFWQIYEISILKIPTRVPSKMIIKKDEFFLDENKKNTKIIEYINSLNKKGIPVLIGVTSIKDSENLAKELKKIGLQSKTLNALHDEDEANIISQAGQKGSITIATNMAGRGTDIDISEEINSLGGLHVITTQRDKSRRIDLQFFGRCARQGENGVAVAFLSLDDLIIKHYLPAWLREFFLKNFNSKLIKKIAWLFYVFYQKKIEKDISNIRNKTLLQEFNLKNSMSYTLD from the coding sequence ATGAAAAAAGCTAGAAAAAACATAATAAAAATAAAAGAAAAAGAGTTACATGAAGGCTTAGATTATTACTATAATCTAATTCTTGGTAAGATAAATAAATTTAAATATAGACCTTCAAACTTAAAAAAAGATGCTTTATTTGTACATAAAACTTCTTTAGAGTTTCAAAAATTAGCTCAAGAAGAATTAGATAAAAAAATAGAATTAATTCAGACTCTTTTTAGATTAAACAAACAAAAAGAAAAAGATGTTTTAGAAGCCTTTGCTTTGTGTGTAGAGGCTTGTTTTAGAATCACAGCTAAAAGAGCCTATGTTGTACAGATAATGGGAGCAATTGCTTTATATAAGAAGTTTATTATCGAGATGTCTACAGGTGAGGGTAAAACTCTAACTGCGGCTATTGCTGCTGGGGTTTTAGGTTGGCTTGGTAAACCTATACATATTTTTACTTCAAATGATTATCTAGCTGCAAGAGATGCTGAACTTTTTGAAGAGTTCTATAATAGTATTGGATTAACATGTTGTTCAATTACTTCTTCAAATTCTCCTGAGGAAAGAAAAAAACTTTATGAATCAAATATAGTTTATACAACAGGGAAAGAGGTTTTAGCAGATTTTCTAAAAGATAGAATGAAAGAAGATTCTTCTTTTGATTTTAATAAATACTTAATTGATAAAGTAAGTGGAAAACTAAATGAAAATGATTATGCATTAAGAGGTTTAGAAATAGCGATAATTGATGAGGCTGATAGTGTTTTAGCCGATGATGCTGTTACTCCTTTGATTATTTCTGCTACGGCTGAAAATAAGGTTTTACAAAAGTCAGTTGTTGATGCTTATAAAATAGCTTCATTATTAAAAAAAGATGAAGATTATAAAATTAGTGAAAAGTTTAATGACATAACTCTTACAAAAAGTGGTATCAAAATAGTTGAAGAAAATAGTTTTGAACTAAACGAGATATGGAAAGTTAAACATAGAAGAGAGTATCTTGTAAAGCAAGCTTTAACAGCAAGAGAATTATATCTTTTAAATAAACACTACATTATAAAAGAAGGTAAAGTTGTAATCGTTGATGAAAAGACTGGTAGAATTATGGAACACCGATCGTGGGGAAATGGACTACATCAGGCTATTGAAGTAAAAGAAGGCTTAGGGATTACAGATCCAACTACTACTTTTGCAAAAATGAGTTTTCAAAGGTTCTTTAGATTATATACTCATTTATGTGGGATGAGTGGAACTTTAAAAAATCTTGATAATGAATTTTGGCAAATTTATGAAATATCTATACTAAAAATACCTACACGAGTTCCTTCAAAAATGATTATTAAAAAAGATGAATTCTTTTTAGATGAAAATAAAAAAAATACTAAGATAATAGAATATATAAATTCATTAAATAAAAAAGGAATTCCTGTATTAATAGGTGTTACTTCTATTAAAGATAGTGAAAACTTAGCTAAAGAACTTAAAAAAATAGGTTTACAAAGTAAAACTTTAAATGCCTTACATGACGAAGATGAGGCAAATATTATTTCTCAAGCAGGACAAAAAGGTTCAATTACGATTGCTACAAATATGGCTGGTCGTGGAACAGATATTGATATAAGTGAAGAAATAAACTCTTTAGGTGGTCTCCATGTAATCACAACTCAAAGGGATAAATCAAGAAGAATTGATTTACAGTTTTTTGGAAGATGTGCTAGACAAGGAGAGAATGGAGTGGCTGTTGCTTTTTTAAGTTTAGATGACTTAATTATAAAACATTATTTACCAGCTTGGTTAAGAGAGTTTTTCTTAAAAAACTTTAATTCAAAACTAATAAAAAAAATAGCTTGGTTATTTTATGTTTTTTATCAAAAAAAGATAGAAAAGGATATTTCAAATATTAGAAATAAAACACTACTTCAAGAGTTTAATTTAAAAAATTCTATGTCTTATACTTTAGACTAA
- a CDS encoding endonuclease, whose amino-acid sequence MRIVFIFIMSFAFIYANTTIDSFSKSKKLLKKIYKGNQITFYAECKYNYKDKSNMIDRSSCGYTPRNEYTKKGNQNKRARRIEWEHVIPAQNFGRQFSCWYEGDSQCIKQNGKSYKGRKCCTKVNQKYKYMQADLHNLVPAVGELNADRSNFRFSQIEGERRWYGKDVDFEVDFKRRVVEPRDEIKGNIARTYFYFEKTYGMKISQKDKKILEVWNRLDPVDKWESQRNKLIEKIQGNKNELID is encoded by the coding sequence ATGAGAATAGTTTTTATTTTTATTATGTCTTTTGCATTTATCTATGCAAATACTACTATTGATTCTTTTAGTAAGTCAAAAAAGCTTCTAAAGAAAATATACAAAGGTAATCAAATTACTTTTTATGCAGAATGTAAGTACAACTACAAAGATAAATCAAATATGATTGATAGAAGTTCATGTGGTTATACTCCAAGAAATGAGTACACTAAAAAAGGTAATCAAAACAAAAGAGCTAGAAGAATAGAATGGGAACATGTAATTCCTGCTCAGAACTTTGGTAGACAGTTTTCTTGTTGGTATGAGGGTGATTCGCAATGTATAAAGCAAAATGGAAAGTCTTACAAAGGAAGAAAGTGCTGCACTAAAGTAAATCAAAAGTACAAGTATATGCAAGCTGATTTACATAATCTTGTACCTGCAGTTGGTGAACTAAATGCCGATAGATCAAACTTTAGATTTTCACAAATCGAAGGTGAAAGAAGATGGTATGGAAAAGATGTGGATTTTGAGGTGGACTTTAAAAGAAGAGTTGTTGAGCCTAGAGATGAGATAAAAGGAAATATCGCTAGAACATACTTCTATTTTGAAAAGACTTATGGTATGAAAATCTCACAAAAAGATAAGAAGATATTAGAAGTTTGGAACAGACTTGACCCAGTAGATAAGTGGGAAAGTCAAAGAAACAAACTAATAGAGAAAATTCAAGGCAATAAAAATGAGCTCATTGATTAA
- a CDS encoding class I SAM-dependent methyltransferase, which produces MESITQSIQNIVDEEAIIHSVLSGIQKNAQKTFNKVTIKKVIIQNEEKYQFEYFYDKNVEHKNLNNDETKEELSKLIETYFKQAIIHTSSWDYHILVNKKGEAKINKKQATRKFEEISHNRKKKYIINEGEKSAFLIELGIMTKEGKVIKAKYDKFKQINRYLELVSDCIPYLDKNKTIRIIDFGCGKAYLTFALYDYLVLKMGYNVEIVGLDLKENVIKFCSNLAKKLNYDDLRFEQGDIKGFKQYGEVDMVISLHACNTATDEALAQAVKWDAKVILAVPCCQHELLKKIKNEKMAPIMKYGIIKEKVASLLTDGLRANVLEIMGYRTQVLEFIDMEHTPKNIMIRAFFEDTKNISKVVNEYKEFKTQWQISPYIEQAFGEKLINRLEK; this is translated from the coding sequence ATGGAAAGCATAACTCAATCAATACAAAATATAGTAGATGAAGAAGCGATAATACACTCAGTTTTAAGCGGTATTCAAAAAAATGCCCAAAAAACTTTCAACAAAGTTACAATAAAAAAAGTAATCATTCAAAATGAAGAAAAATACCAATTTGAATATTTTTATGATAAAAATGTGGAACATAAAAACCTAAATAATGATGAAACAAAAGAAGAGTTATCAAAGCTTATTGAAACATATTTTAAGCAAGCTATTATTCATACAAGCTCTTGGGATTATCATATTTTAGTAAACAAAAAAGGCGAAGCTAAAATAAACAAAAAGCAAGCCACAAGAAAGTTTGAAGAGATTAGTCACAATAGAAAGAAAAAGTATATTATAAATGAGGGTGAAAAATCAGCTTTTTTAATAGAGCTTGGAATTATGACAAAAGAAGGAAAGGTAATCAAAGCTAAATATGATAAGTTTAAACAAATAAATCGTTATTTAGAGTTGGTTTCTGATTGTATTCCATATTTAGATAAAAACAAAACTATTAGAATTATTGATTTTGGTTGTGGAAAGGCATATTTAACTTTTGCTCTTTATGATTATCTTGTATTAAAGATGGGTTACAATGTAGAGATTGTAGGGCTTGACTTAAAAGAAAATGTTATTAAGTTTTGTTCAAACCTAGCAAAAAAACTAAACTATGATGACTTAAGATTTGAACAAGGTGATATAAAAGGCTTCAAGCAGTACGGTGAGGTTGATATGGTTATTTCACTTCATGCTTGTAATACTGCTACTGATGAAGCACTAGCTCAAGCTGTAAAGTGGGATGCAAAGGTTATTTTAGCAGTGCCATGTTGTCAGCATGAATTACTAAAGAAAATCAAAAATGAGAAAATGGCTCCTATTATGAAGTATGGAATCATCAAAGAAAAAGTAGCATCACTACTTACTGATGGTTTAAGAGCAAATGTTTTAGAGATTATGGGATATAGAACACAGGTTTTAGAGTTCATAGATATGGAACATACTCCTAAAAACATAATGATCAGAGCTTTCTTTGAAGATACAAAAAATATAAGTAAAGTAGTAAATGAATACAAAGAGTTTAAAACCCAATGGCAAATCTCACCATATATAGAACAAGCATTTGGTGAAAAGCTAATAAATAGACTAGAAAAATAA
- a CDS encoding DUF695 domain-containing protein encodes MEEVWQLKVTDSLNQMLRIRNDIDINSTLESFSHLVTIKHKYHASDDIMFPDPACLAFFTAFEQNHLKALEESDSLKLVAVDIHEGIMQYFLLTNDAMKTINDSISFLKSNSLYACDFEIAHEKKNELISSMY; translated from the coding sequence ATGGAAGAAGTTTGGCAACTAAAAGTAACTGATAGTTTAAATCAAATGTTACGAATTAGAAATGATATTGATATAAACAGTACTTTAGAAAGCTTTAGTCATTTAGTAACTATAAAACACAAGTATCATGCAAGTGATGATATTATGTTTCCTGATCCTGCTTGTTTGGCTTTTTTTACTGCTTTTGAGCAAAATCATCTAAAAGCTTTAGAAGAAAGTGATAGTTTAAAACTAGTAGCTGTTGATATTCATGAAGGAATAATGCAGTATTTTCTTCTTACAAATGATGCTATGAAAACTATAAATGACTCTATTTCATTTTTGAAATCAAACTCTTTATATGCTTGTGATTTTGAAATAGCTCATGAGAAAAAAAATGAGCTTATAAGTAGTATGTATTAA